One genomic region from Ignavibacteria bacterium encodes:
- a CDS encoding VWA domain-containing protein produces MFSNSIRLLFLLSVILLISNCRETPSDSELPQIPPDPSGSVPVLVRNNLVPSGSFATVNGERRKLNLSGIVINNYSVDLKGTNDAGQNVWIEVDSVNKGILVNRVSRGNILPADVVFCVDVSGSMPAAVVDSILNTISIFADVLYNYGIDLRFGGIGYVGDIRGYKNLTGDVANFKNWVRSTKFEDPSTEVLFPAYGSSSLSQNSVTAIKFADSAFSWRSGAQKIYILFTDAPVSPSSQVNWANEWVVANQKGKASVNVVFFGDTTKYTNQWYPLNLSNQNPKDIAYATGGSFSLFPGTAEGLDISKLPITNALASSHSIEFLSKSGSRKVRVILSVSSNYDGQSSFVVNFP; encoded by the coding sequence ATGTTTTCGAACTCTATCAGGCTTTTATTTTTACTCTCTGTAATTTTATTAATTTCAAACTGCCGGGAGACTCCTTCTGACAGTGAACTACCTCAAATTCCCCCTGATCCAAGCGGAAGTGTTCCAGTGTTGGTTAGGAATAATTTAGTTCCTTCAGGGAGTTTTGCAACAGTCAATGGTGAAAGAAGAAAATTAAATCTTTCTGGTATAGTCATAAATAATTATTCAGTCGACTTAAAAGGGACAAACGACGCCGGACAGAATGTTTGGATCGAGGTAGACAGCGTGAATAAAGGTATACTCGTAAATAGAGTCAGCCGTGGAAATATTCTTCCTGCTGATGTGGTTTTTTGTGTGGATGTGTCTGGAAGCATGCCAGCTGCCGTGGTTGATTCAATTTTGAACACAATAAGTATTTTCGCAGATGTTTTATATAATTACGGAATAGATTTGAGATTTGGCGGAATTGGCTATGTAGGGGACATTCGAGGATATAAAAATCTTACAGGCGATGTTGCGAATTTTAAAAATTGGGTGCGCTCAACAAAGTTTGAAGATCCATCTACTGAGGTTTTATTTCCGGCTTATGGTTCAAGTTCGCTTTCTCAAAATTCAGTAACAGCAATAAAATTTGCAGATTCTGCTTTTTCGTGGCGAAGCGGAGCTCAGAAAATTTATATTTTATTTACGGATGCACCAGTTAGTCCAAGCTCTCAAGTCAATTGGGCAAATGAATGGGTTGTTGCAAATCAAAAAGGCAAAGCTTCTGTAAATGTTGTATTCTTCGGTGACACCACAAAATATACAAATCAATGGTATCCGCTGAATTTATCGAATCAAAATCCTAAGGACATTGCTTACGCCACAGGCGGAAGCTTCTCGCTCTTTCCCGGAACGGCTGAAGGCTTGGATATTTCCAAACTTCCGATTACAAACGCATTAGCATCAAGTCATTCAATTGAGTTTTTATCAAAATCCGGATCGAGAAAAGTCAGAGTAATTCTTTCAGTCAGTTCGAATTACGACGGGCAATCGAGCTTCGTTGTAAATTTTCCGTAG